A portion of the Bacteroides faecium genome contains these proteins:
- a CDS encoding S41 family peptidase, giving the protein MFTFGPVVKVGKENEDYYQGKKVILINETTQSHAEFMTMKYRCTPNTIVMGSTTAGADGNCSYLILPGNFRATFTGLGVYYPDKSETQQIGILPDIEVKSTIQGIRQGRDEVLEAAIKYLNAEEVK; this is encoded by the coding sequence TTGTTTACTTTCGGCCCTGTAGTAAAGGTTGGAAAAGAGAATGAAGACTATTATCAAGGTAAAAAAGTAATTTTGATAAATGAAACAACACAAAGCCATGCGGAGTTCATGACTATGAAATATAGATGTACCCCAAACACAATTGTTATGGGAAGTACGACTGCCGGTGCCGATGGCAATTGTTCCTATCTCATTTTGCCGGGTAACTTTAGAGCTACATTTACAGGACTTGGCGTTTACTATCCCGATAAGTCGGAAACCCAACAAATCGGCATTCTTCCTGATATTGAAGTTAAAAGTACAATTCAAGGCATACGCCAGGGGCGCGATGAAGTTTTGGAAGCTGCCATAAAGTATTTGAATGCTGAAGAAGTAAAGTGA
- a CDS encoding hybrid sensor histidine kinase/response regulator transcription factor: MKKLLLLIVVQILCMHTFVVNAQRIFSTSYTMDDGLAANRVYSILQDSCGFMWFGTDDGLSRFDGIKFKNYYLSEYINATTSNSVKKIFIDRRGKMWIGLDSGIVIYDSQTDTFRPFNAKTETGETIQTYVVDMIEDNDGEVWIATNGKGLYRFSPNDEIRLRVYRNIPGKSNCISQDILMTLQQDSKQNIWIGTYSEGLCCFDKHRNTFITYKRSNLPDSLSDNSIQKIFEDSHGNLWIGTFQNGLDLFNPATRTFTNYQDKSPNNLLYHIHDIKEYRPGELFISSDNGIGIFKADKGEIIQSDNPNLKIRTGANKFIYSIYIDKEESLWLGSYFDGIKFYSAFQNNFKYYSCSLSTTAQAGKVVNVIKEGKDDQYWIGTDDNGIFRFNAKTQEIMPFRDAASIGTTYYCIHDLLVDGDKLYAATYGRGLEVFDLKTGKVESYLYNPEDSTSISSSRVFILYKASNGCIYVGTSNGICCYNPEQKNFTRMGSFAGRISAIIEDYHGKIWIGTSISGLYSYNIKTGKTTAYQRSDNPNSITKNVITTLAIDNRKRLWVGTYGQGLCRYNEDSDNFTRYDHLELPNKIITSIIPKGDLLWISTNKGLAVYNPDTEYLKTYSKSNGLYNEQFTPRSGVESSDGKLFLGSTGGFCYFFPQDLRENTYNPPVVLTNMTIFGKEVQANIPDSPIQRSIGYTDEIILEYNQSMIGFDFAALSYIAPKENNYQYMLEGLDSGWQFTKGINNHLSYANLPAGEYVLRIKGTNSDKIWSSNEIQLKIKVLPPFLQSQLAYIIYAIMLLIILLLTVWYYIKRTEKRQKARMKRLNDEKEKELYNAKIDFFTNIAHEIRTPLSLIIGPLEYLMKTTSINNVYGEYLSIIEQNYKRLYALVTQLLDFRKVDSGAYKLSYDSYRVKDTIAKVTCIFELSTRQKKISIDISSISEKMTMVTDEEAFTKIISNLLSNALKYAKSRISVTAAENDSEIIITVTDDGIGITDQEKTKIFDAFYQVKNNSELNKLGIGIGLHMTRSLIQLMNGKIEAKDREDGKSGVAISVHFPKQAAVSVAPPMKRVEDTIITENNAEEGEPETVLPDEPIKKQYAVMVVDDNPEILDFLSKILSEEYFVISASSGEEALLILEKNNIDLIISDVMMEEMDGFELCGKIKTDINISHVPVILLTAKTDTESKIKGLESGADAYIEKPFSPFHLKAQLRNLLKKREKQQKTYASTPLSDLHSAVHNKLDEEFMNKCTDIILNNIEDSEFSVSTLAQELGMSRTSVFTKIKGIIGMTPNDFIKITRLKKACRMMVEGEYRVTEIGFLVGFSSSSYFAKCFQKQFGMLPTEFLKKVKENPESIIE; encoded by the coding sequence ATGAAAAAACTACTCCTTCTGATAGTCGTACAAATCCTGTGTATGCACACATTCGTTGTGAATGCACAGCGCATTTTCTCCACTTCATACACGATGGACGACGGGCTGGCTGCCAACAGAGTATATAGTATCCTTCAGGATTCATGCGGCTTCATGTGGTTCGGTACGGACGACGGACTGAGCCGGTTCGACGGAATCAAATTCAAGAATTACTATTTATCAGAATATATCAACGCCACGACGAGCAACAGCGTCAAGAAGATATTTATTGACCGCAGGGGTAAAATGTGGATCGGACTGGATAGCGGCATTGTCATTTATGATTCCCAGACGGATACATTCAGGCCTTTCAACGCGAAAACAGAAACGGGGGAGACGATACAGACTTATGTTGTCGACATGATAGAAGACAATGACGGAGAAGTGTGGATTGCGACAAACGGCAAAGGGCTTTACCGGTTTTCTCCTAATGATGAAATCCGTCTCCGGGTCTATCGGAACATTCCCGGAAAATCGAATTGTATCTCACAGGATATTCTGATGACATTGCAACAAGACAGTAAACAGAATATATGGATAGGCACGTATTCGGAAGGGTTATGCTGCTTCGACAAACACAGAAATACATTCATCACTTACAAAAGAAGTAATCTGCCCGACAGCTTATCGGATAACTCTATCCAGAAAATCTTTGAGGACTCACACGGCAACCTGTGGATAGGAACTTTCCAGAACGGGCTCGACTTGTTTAATCCCGCAACACGGACATTTACCAATTATCAGGATAAAAGTCCGAACAACCTATTATACCATATTCACGATATTAAAGAATACCGGCCGGGAGAGTTATTTATCTCGTCCGATAACGGCATAGGAATCTTCAAGGCAGACAAAGGAGAAATCATACAATCCGACAATCCGAATCTTAAGATAAGAACCGGAGCGAATAAGTTTATCTATTCTATTTATATAGATAAGGAAGAAAGCCTGTGGTTGGGGTCTTATTTCGACGGCATCAAGTTTTATTCGGCTTTTCAGAATAACTTCAAATATTATAGTTGCTCATTATCGACTACCGCACAGGCAGGAAAGGTAGTGAATGTAATAAAAGAAGGTAAGGACGATCAATACTGGATAGGAACTGACGATAACGGAATTTTCCGGTTCAACGCCAAGACACAGGAAATCATGCCCTTCCGGGATGCGGCAAGTATAGGTACTACTTACTATTGCATACATGACCTGCTGGTAGACGGTGACAAGTTGTATGCCGCCACTTATGGACGGGGATTGGAAGTATTTGATTTAAAAACCGGAAAAGTGGAAAGCTACCTGTATAATCCGGAAGATTCAACATCCATATCCTCTTCCCGAGTTTTCATATTATATAAAGCCAGCAACGGATGCATCTACGTAGGTACTTCCAACGGTATCTGCTGCTATAATCCCGAACAAAAGAATTTTACCAGAATGGGGTCTTTTGCAGGCAGAATATCTGCTATCATAGAAGACTATCACGGAAAAATATGGATAGGAACAAGCATCAGCGGTCTTTACTCATACAACATCAAGACCGGGAAAACCACCGCCTATCAACGCTCGGACAACCCGAATTCAATCACTAAAAATGTGATTACCACATTAGCTATCGACAACAGAAAACGACTGTGGGTAGGGACTTACGGACAAGGATTATGCAGATATAATGAAGATTCGGACAACTTCACCCGATATGACCATTTGGAACTGCCCAACAAAATCATCACTTCTATCATCCCCAAAGGAGATTTATTATGGATTAGTACTAATAAAGGACTTGCCGTATATAATCCCGACACGGAATATCTGAAAACTTACTCCAAATCAAACGGACTTTATAATGAGCAGTTTACGCCTCGTTCGGGAGTTGAATCTTCTGACGGGAAATTATTCCTGGGATCAACGGGCGGCTTCTGTTATTTCTTTCCACAGGATTTGCGTGAAAACACATACAATCCGCCTGTTGTTCTCACCAACATGACCATTTTCGGAAAGGAAGTACAGGCTAATATACCCGACTCGCCTATCCAACGGTCTATCGGATATACGGATGAAATCATTCTGGAATACAACCAGTCCATGATAGGATTCGACTTTGCGGCTCTCAGCTATATCGCCCCTAAAGAAAACAACTACCAATATATGCTGGAAGGCTTGGACAGCGGTTGGCAATTCACTAAAGGAATCAACAATCATCTTTCTTATGCCAACCTTCCTGCCGGCGAATATGTGTTAAGAATCAAGGGGACCAACAGCGACAAAATATGGAGCAGCAACGAGATCCAACTAAAAATCAAAGTGCTGCCGCCATTTCTCCAGTCGCAACTGGCATATATTATTTATGCAATTATGCTGCTGATTATACTGTTACTCACTGTATGGTATTACATCAAGCGCACGGAAAAACGGCAGAAAGCACGCATGAAAAGGTTGAATGATGAAAAGGAAAAGGAACTATATAACGCGAAGATTGATTTCTTCACCAACATCGCCCACGAAATACGAACTCCGTTGAGCCTTATCATCGGTCCGCTGGAATATCTGATGAAGACCACGAGCATCAACAATGTCTACGGAGAATACCTGAGTATCATCGAACAGAACTATAAACGCCTGTACGCACTCGTCACCCAACTTCTGGACTTCCGGAAAGTGGATTCGGGAGCTTACAAACTGTCTTATGACTCTTACCGGGTGAAAGACACAATAGCCAAAGTCACCTGCATCTTCGAATTGTCTACAAGACAAAAGAAAATAAGCATTGATATTTCATCAATCTCCGAAAAGATGACTATGGTCACAGATGAAGAGGCATTCACCAAGATTATCAGCAACCTGTTAAGCAATGCCCTGAAATACGCCAAAAGTAGGATTAGCGTCACTGCGGCGGAAAATGATTCCGAAATAATAATTACCGTCACAGACGACGGTATCGGTATCACCGACCAGGAGAAGACCAAAATATTCGATGCTTTTTACCAGGTCAAGAACAACAGCGAACTGAATAAACTGGGAATCGGTATCGGACTGCACATGACACGCTCCCTTATCCAACTGATGAATGGCAAGATTGAAGCTAAAGACAGGGAAGACGGCAAAAGCGGGGTTGCCATTTCCGTGCACTTCCCCAAACAAGCCGCCGTCAGTGTCGCCCCACCCATGAAACGGGTAGAAGATACGATTATCACAGAAAACAACGCGGAAGAAGGCGAGCCGGAAACCGTCTTGCCGGACGAACCGATAAAGAAGCAGTACGCCGTGATGGTAGTAGACGACAATCCGGAAATTCTTGATTTCCTCTCCAAGATATTGTCCGAGGAGTATTTTGTCATCTCCGCATCAAGCGGCGAAGAGGCTTTATTGATTCTTGAAAAGAATAACATAGACCTTATCATCAGCGATGTGATGATGGAAGAGATGGACGGATTCGAGTTGTGCGGCAAAATCAAAACGGATATCAACATCTCCCATGTCCCCGTCATTCTCCTTACCGCAAAGACGGACACGGAAAGCAAGATAAAAGGACTGGAATCCGGTGCCGACGCCTACATAGAGAAACCGTTTTCTCCTTTCCATCTGAAAGCGCAATTGCGCAATCTGCTAAAGAAGAGGGAAAAGCAACAGAAAACGTATGCTTCCACTCCATTGTCCGACTTGCACTCGGCGGTTCACAACAAACTGGATGAAGAGTTTATGAATAAGTGCACGGATATTATATTGAATAATATCGAAGATTCGGAATTCTCCGTCAGCACACTGGCACAGGAGCTTGGCATGAGCCGTACATCAGTATTCACTAAAATCAAAGGAATTATCGGGATGACTCCCAATGACTTTATCAAAATCACCCGGTTGAAGAAAGCCTGCCGGATGATGGTGGAAGGTGAATACAGGGTGACTGAAATAGGATTCCTTGTCGGGTTCAGTTCCTCTTCCTATTTTGCCAAATGTTTCCAGAAACAATTCGGCATGCTGCCTACCGAATTTCTCAAAAAAGTGAAAGAAAATCCAGAATCTATTATTGAGTAG
- a CDS encoding DNA-binding protein → MSVNYDLYETPNPDKDGKELPLHARVVLKGSYTASEFIDMVTALEHIPHAQLVGSIEAISSTLKHLLLKGFSVELGDIGYFSLSLSVDKKVVEPEDLRSPSVSLKGINLRINRQFKKDIETSLELQRCNSPFRVKNPLDEKKCLQRLNSFFEEHPCINRQDYMRLTGKTKKQALQDINTFIEQGVLQKYGLGRSVVYIKVV, encoded by the coding sequence ATGAGTGTAAATTATGATCTCTACGAGACTCCTAATCCAGATAAGGATGGGAAAGAACTGCCTTTACATGCACGTGTGGTATTGAAAGGTAGCTATACGGCAAGTGAATTTATAGATATGGTGACAGCTCTTGAGCATATCCCTCATGCTCAGTTGGTAGGCTCTATCGAAGCAATTTCGAGCACGTTGAAGCATTTGCTTCTGAAAGGTTTTTCGGTAGAGCTGGGGGATATCGGTTATTTCTCTCTTTCCCTAAGTGTTGACAAAAAGGTGGTGGAACCGGAAGATTTACGTTCCCCATCGGTATCTCTTAAAGGTATCAATTTACGGATTAATCGTCAGTTTAAGAAAGATATTGAGACTTCATTGGAACTTCAACGCTGCAATTCACCTTTTCGTGTGAAAAATCCGTTGGATGAAAAGAAATGCTTGCAACGCTTAAACTCTTTTTTTGAAGAGCATCCATGTATTAACCGACAAGATTATATGAGACTTACGGGGAAAACTAAAAAGCAGGCACTGCAGGATATCAATACTTTTATCGAACAAGGCGTGTTGCAGAAATACGGATTGGGGCGTTCGGTGGTGTATATAAAAGTAGTGTAA